A section of the Methanosarcina mazei S-6 genome encodes:
- a CDS encoding cupredoxin domain-containing protein produces the protein MCSVFLVVGCTEDGTEPAETVTPVETVTPVETVTPVETVTPVETVTPVEEDTSEPVLTPVRDEAAPGETPALPVNGETVEVMIEDNAFDPATVNIFTGDTVRWTNLDSTPHTVTGATFGINNLNPGASYEFLFTDPGTYEYYCEIHPSMEGTVIVKENE, from the coding sequence TTGTGTAGTGTATTCCTGGTTGTGGGATGTACAGAAGATGGTACTGAGCCAGCTGAAACTGTAACTCCGGTTGAAACTGTAACTCCGGTTGAAACTGTAACTCCGGTTGAAACTGTAACTCCGGTTGAAACTGTAACTCCGGTTGAAGAAGATACTTCGGAACCAGTCTTGACGCCGGTAAGAGATGAAGCAGCTCCGGGAGAAACACCCGCGCTTCCAGTCAATGGAGAGACTGTTGAAGTTATGATAGAGGATAACGCCTTTGACCCGGCTACAGTGAATATATTTACAGGTGATACTGTAAGATGGACTAACCTTGATTCAACTCCTCATACCGTAACAGGGGCCACTTTTGGGATTAATAATCTAAATCCTGGGGCTTCATATGAGTTCCTTTTTACCGACCCGGGCACTTACGAGTATTACTGTGAAATTCATCCTTCTATGGAGGGAACCGTAATAGTAAAAGAGAATGAGTGA
- a CDS encoding CxxC-x17-CxxC domain-containing protein encodes MGFNDRGNSFRGRDSNRGGFRGGNSGPREMTKVTCSDCGVETEVPFKPTEGRPVYCRECLPNHRKF; translated from the coding sequence ATGGGTTTTAATGACAGAGGAAACTCCTTCAGGGGCAGAGACAGCAACCGTGGGGGTTTCAGAGGCGGCAACAGCGGCCCCAGAGAAATGACTAAAGTTACCTGTTCTGACTGCGGTGTTGAGACCGAGGTTCCTTTCAAGCCAACAGAAGGCAGGCCGGTTTACTGCAGAGAGTGCCTTCCTAACCACAGGAAGTTCTGA
- the eif1A gene encoding translation initiation factor eIF-1A gives MRKRREGTANNSPTPEVTRVRTPRKENHEVLATVGSLLGSKRVNLQCMDGVVRMGRIPGSKNKKMWIREGDIVIATPWEIQDSKADVIWKYTRPQIEWLERKGYLK, from the coding sequence ATGAGAAAGAGAAGAGAAGGAACAGCAAATAATTCACCCACTCCGGAAGTGACAAGGGTGCGTACTCCAAGAAAGGAGAACCACGAAGTGCTGGCAACGGTAGGAAGTCTTCTTGGCTCAAAAAGGGTCAATTTACAGTGTATGGACGGAGTTGTCAGGATGGGGAGGATACCGGGGTCCAAAAACAAGAAAATGTGGATCCGTGAAGGTGATATTGTAATTGCGACTCCGTGGGAAATTCAGGACTCGAAAGCTGATGTTATCTGGAAGTACACAAGGCCCCAGATAGAATGGCTTGAACGCAAAGGCTACCTGAAATAA
- a CDS encoding NAD-dependent succinate-semialdehyde dehydrogenase, producing MKIKSIDPYTEEVNWTYDALSFGDCEDQIEKSRAAFLKWGSLSVKERTAYISRVAEILRQNRRIYAGIITKEMGKPVRQSLAEIEKCAWLCDYYAENAAGFLEDELVETEAEKSYVTFEPLGVILGIMPWNFPFWQTFRFAVPTLIAGNVCLLKHASNVPGSALEIEKVFTGAGLPQDVFKSLLIDSRTAMEIIDEDLVDGISLTGSVRAGSEIGELAGRTIKPFVLELGGSDPFIVLEDADIDRAAEVGVRARFINTGQSCIAAKRFIVVEDVVVDFIEAFELHMQELKVGDPMDEETDIGPVAKKEFIDSLERVLKDAKKKGAEPRVYGEEHKKGFFFRPTIVPAASTDMKVLNMEVFGPIAPVVMVKDEDEAVKIANSTDFGLGAEIWSADLKRAEHLAKRIKSGFVTINGRVKSDPRLPFGGVKKSGIGRELSHYGLKEFVNIKTVVINK from the coding sequence ATGAAAATCAAATCCATAGATCCTTATACTGAAGAAGTAAACTGGACTTACGATGCATTATCTTTCGGGGACTGTGAGGACCAGATAGAAAAGTCCAGAGCTGCTTTCTTGAAATGGGGTTCTCTTTCGGTAAAGGAAAGAACAGCTTACATTTCACGGGTAGCTGAGATACTCAGGCAGAACAGACGAATATATGCCGGGATAATCACAAAAGAAATGGGAAAACCTGTAAGGCAGTCACTTGCAGAGATAGAAAAATGCGCATGGCTGTGTGACTATTACGCAGAAAATGCAGCCGGGTTTCTGGAAGATGAGCTTGTAGAAACAGAAGCAGAAAAAAGCTATGTCACTTTTGAGCCCCTGGGAGTTATTCTCGGGATAATGCCATGGAATTTTCCTTTCTGGCAGACTTTCAGATTTGCAGTGCCTACATTGATTGCAGGAAACGTGTGCCTGCTGAAGCACGCATCCAATGTGCCCGGATCGGCTCTTGAGATAGAAAAGGTTTTTACAGGCGCTGGACTTCCTCAAGATGTATTTAAGAGCCTGCTTATAGACTCCAGAACCGCCATGGAAATTATTGACGAAGATCTTGTTGACGGGATTTCCCTTACCGGAAGTGTGCGAGCCGGGTCTGAAATTGGAGAACTCGCCGGAAGGACGATTAAACCCTTCGTTCTGGAACTTGGAGGGTCTGACCCTTTTATAGTGCTTGAAGATGCAGATATAGACCGGGCTGCTGAGGTTGGAGTAAGAGCCCGTTTCATCAATACAGGGCAAAGCTGCATTGCTGCCAAGAGGTTCATTGTAGTTGAAGATGTGGTCGTGGATTTCATTGAGGCGTTCGAACTGCACATGCAGGAGTTAAAGGTCGGAGATCCCATGGATGAAGAAACCGACATAGGGCCTGTGGCAAAAAAAGAATTTATTGACAGCCTTGAGAGAGTCCTGAAGGACGCAAAGAAGAAAGGAGCAGAACCCCGCGTCTACGGCGAAGAGCATAAAAAAGGCTTTTTCTTCAGGCCGACCATTGTGCCTGCAGCCAGCACAGACATGAAAGTCCTGAATATGGAAGTCTTCGGGCCTATTGCGCCTGTGGTCATGGTAAAGGATGAAGATGAGGCAGTAAAAATTGCAAACTCAACAGATTTCGGGCTCGGAGCCGAGATCTGGTCTGCAGACCTGAAAAGAGCCGAGCATCTGGCAAAAAGGATAAAGTCGGGTTTTGTAACCATAAATGGAAGAGTCAAGTCTGACCCAAGGCTGCCTTTCGGAGGCGTCAAAAAATCCGGAATCGGAAGGGAGCTTTCACATTACGGGCTGAAAGAATTTGTAAACATAAAAACCGTGGTTATTAATAAGTAA
- a CDS encoding cupredoxin domain-containing protein — translation MRKEYVIFIILLGALLPSGCAENGSVEPEPSVSPVETPVEIPATPSETPFETPVLPAEVPQGPAGNVETPENTSDQIPSENLTRTEPENLSETPVGMPDTQAEARVVEAKIENFTFNPESVTISTNDTVRWTNLDPITHTVTGPDFTSGALRDGDSFELSFTKKGVYRYYCSIHPSMEGVVTVEG, via the coding sequence GTGAGAAAAGAATATGTTATTTTTATAATTCTACTTGGGGCACTTTTACCCTCAGGCTGTGCAGAAAACGGTTCTGTAGAACCTGAGCCATCTGTTTCTCCGGTTGAAACACCTGTTGAGATTCCAGCAACTCCATCCGAAACACCTTTTGAAACTCCGGTACTTCCAGCCGAAGTACCTCAGGGTCCAGCTGGAAACGTCGAAACTCCCGAAAATACGTCTGACCAGATTCCCAGTGAAAACCTGACCCGTACAGAACCTGAAAACCTTTCCGAAACCCCGGTTGGAATGCCTGATACTCAAGCCGAAGCCAGAGTGGTCGAGGCGAAAATAGAAAACTTTACCTTCAATCCGGAATCGGTTACGATATCTACCAATGATACAGTCAGGTGGACAAATCTTGATCCTATCACCCACACAGTGACTGGTCCTGATTTCACATCCGGCGCACTGAGAGACGGAGATTCATTTGAGCTTTCTTTTACAAAAAAAGGTGTTTACAGGTATTATTGCTCAATTCATCCCTCTATGGAAGGCGTGGTAACTGTTGAGGGATGA
- a CDS encoding MFS transporter, whose product MEQNSGTSSASGRALFPLYAITFIGTLGFGIILTFLVFLVTDYGGNALVYGILASTYPAFQLIGAPVLGRWSDLYGRKKILLLSQIGTMLAWIIFFAALFFPVIPLIEVRSDLLGTFTITLPLLILFLARALDGATGGNVSVANAYLADLTSEEERNKNYGRMSVASNLGYVFGPAIAGVLGTTAYGEILPVSAALVISIIGTLIVLFLLPDSRPCAIEEYPESTGIRKILGQEQKECYQVEAGSKITFREVFKLEYIPFMLVVYFLIFLGFNIYYTAFPIFAVVALEWSPAELGIYFSVISALMAFVQGPVLAKLARRYRESIMVVGGGFILGLQFILIVSGDYLLLYLAAVFFAFGNGIMWPSILSILSKFAGKKYQGSVQGFAMSASSLASIIGLLAGGFLYTQFGVIAFLIAAAIIYLVVFLSFRLLRIEKEKLIETEAAKTPV is encoded by the coding sequence ATGGAACAGAACTCGGGAACTTCCTCTGCAAGCGGCAGAGCACTTTTTCCATTATATGCCATAACATTTATAGGAACCCTCGGGTTTGGCATCATACTTACTTTTCTCGTATTCCTTGTAACAGACTATGGAGGCAATGCCCTTGTCTACGGCATACTCGCTTCAACTTACCCTGCCTTCCAGCTTATCGGAGCTCCTGTACTGGGCAGGTGGTCTGACCTTTATGGGAGAAAAAAGATTCTATTATTGAGTCAGATTGGGACCATGCTTGCCTGGATCATTTTTTTTGCCGCCCTGTTTTTTCCAGTAATCCCGCTGATAGAGGTCAGGTCTGATCTTCTTGGAACATTTACAATTACTCTCCCTTTGCTTATACTCTTTTTAGCGAGGGCTCTTGACGGTGCTACAGGGGGAAATGTTTCAGTTGCCAATGCTTATCTTGCCGACCTCACCTCGGAAGAAGAAAGAAATAAAAACTACGGACGAATGTCCGTAGCCTCAAATCTGGGATATGTCTTTGGTCCTGCGATTGCCGGAGTTCTCGGGACAACAGCCTATGGCGAAATTCTGCCAGTATCCGCCGCACTGGTGATTTCAATCATAGGAACTCTTATAGTACTTTTTCTTCTCCCAGATTCCCGGCCCTGCGCCATTGAAGAATACCCCGAATCCACCGGGATTAGAAAAATACTCGGGCAGGAACAAAAAGAGTGCTATCAGGTTGAGGCAGGAAGTAAAATAACATTTCGTGAAGTCTTCAAGCTTGAGTACATCCCTTTTATGCTGGTTGTTTACTTCCTTATTTTTCTGGGCTTCAATATATATTATACCGCATTCCCTATCTTTGCCGTTGTTGCCCTTGAATGGAGCCCTGCGGAGCTGGGTATTTATTTTTCCGTAATCAGTGCGCTTATGGCATTTGTACAGGGCCCGGTCCTTGCAAAGCTTGCCAGAAGATATAGGGAGTCTATAATGGTTGTTGGCGGCGGTTTTATTCTGGGACTTCAGTTTATCCTTATAGTATCCGGAGACTATCTTCTTCTGTACCTTGCAGCCGTGTTTTTTGCTTTTGGGAACGGGATTATGTGGCCTTCTATTCTCTCCATCCTCTCCAAATTTGCGGGTAAAAAATACCAGGGATCTGTTCAGGGCTTTGCAATGAGCGCGAGCAGCCTTGCAAGCATAATCGGCCTTCTTGCAGGAGGCTTCCTGTATACGCAGTTTGGAGTTATAGCCTTCCTTATCGCAGCCGCAATAATATATCTTGTAGTTTTCCTCTCTTTCAGGCTTCTAAGAATTGAGAAAGAGAAACTGATAGAAACTGAGGCTGCGAAAACTCCAGTTTAA
- a CDS encoding IS1182 family transposase, translating to MFRKYDQKQQFLLPLNLEDFVPENHLARVLNDIVDVVDITAIESTYSKEGCPAYHPIILLKILLYGYLIGIRSSRKLQQMTQTDTAFMYLAAMQKPDFHTICRFRSTHLGPIKEIFSQVVTFCKEMDMIGSSISIDGTKIKANASSRQSKSSDSLEKEIDRILKESIETDKYEDEIYGDSTPYQIPEELVDKKKRLEKIKNAKKKLDEEKLKKVNITDNDARIMKHKDGSKKPSYNCQVAVDEKEQIIVAADVVNEENDLHQVEPIIQNVKNTLGYKPTIVLADAGYFSYENLEFLQEEGIDAYIPDNYYKAEKEGKTRKFRKSLFKYDEEKDCYYCPAAFEIPFSRIQKRKGEPDLRYYVCSYCSQCVLKNACTESGKRTITRDPREHLMKDMRAKLNTEEGTEKYQKRMSTVEPVFGQMKQDRGFREFLLRGKRKTGIEFVMMCTVHNIKKIADFIKRQGKNLKEMLKMIVGGESKGWNKGRIQARMANTLC from the coding sequence ATGTTTAGAAAATACGATCAAAAGCAGCAGTTTTTACTTCCATTAAACCTGGAAGATTTTGTTCCTGAAAATCATCTCGCCCGAGTACTAAACGACATCGTAGATGTCGTTGATATCACTGCTATTGAATCCACTTATTCTAAGGAAGGCTGCCCAGCCTATCATCCAATAATTCTTTTAAAAATATTACTTTATGGTTATCTTATAGGCATTAGAAGTTCACGTAAACTGCAACAAATGACTCAAACTGATACTGCATTTATGTATCTGGCAGCCATGCAAAAACCTGATTTTCATACTATTTGTCGATTCCGTTCAACTCACCTTGGTCCTATTAAAGAGATATTTTCCCAGGTTGTCACTTTTTGTAAAGAAATGGATATGATTGGTTCCAGTATCTCGATTGACGGAACAAAGATCAAGGCAAATGCTTCATCAAGACAAAGCAAGAGTTCGGATTCTCTCGAAAAAGAAATAGATCGGATACTAAAAGAGAGTATTGAGACAGATAAGTATGAAGATGAAATTTATGGTGACTCAACACCATATCAGATTCCAGAAGAGCTAGTTGACAAGAAGAAAAGATTAGAGAAGATTAAAAACGCTAAGAAGAAGCTTGATGAAGAAAAGCTGAAAAAAGTAAACATCACAGACAACGATGCTCGAATTATGAAACATAAAGATGGGAGCAAGAAACCTTCATACAACTGTCAGGTTGCTGTTGATGAAAAGGAACAAATTATCGTTGCAGCAGACGTTGTCAACGAAGAAAACGACCTGCATCAAGTAGAACCAATCATACAGAACGTAAAAAATACACTGGGATATAAACCAACAATCGTGCTTGCAGATGCAGGTTATTTTTCATATGAGAATCTGGAATTTTTACAGGAAGAAGGCATTGATGCTTACATTCCTGACAACTACTATAAAGCTGAAAAAGAAGGAAAAACCAGGAAGTTCAGGAAATCTCTTTTTAAATACGACGAAGAAAAAGACTGCTATTATTGTCCTGCTGCTTTTGAAATTCCCTTTTCAAGAATACAAAAGAGGAAAGGTGAGCCTGATTTAAGGTATTATGTCTGTAGCTATTGTTCTCAGTGTGTGTTGAAAAATGCATGTACTGAGAGTGGAAAAAGAACAATAACAAGAGATCCTCGAGAACATTTAATGAAGGATATGAGGGCTAAACTGAACACAGAAGAGGGTACGGAAAAGTATCAGAAAAGAATGTCTACCGTAGAACCTGTGTTTGGACAGATGAAACAGGATAGAGGGTTTAGGGAATTTCTGCTGAGGGGGAAAAGGAAAACAGGAATTGAATTTGTTATGATGTGCACTGTACACAATATAAAGAAAATAGCAGATTTCATAAAAAGACAAGGGAAAAACCTGAAAGAAATGCTGAAAATGATAGTTGGAGGAGAAAGTAAAGGATGGAATAAGGGGAGAATTCAAGCGAGAATGGCAAATACGCTATGTTGA
- a CDS encoding DMT family transporter — MNYYYLLLLAILFEVCGTTCMKLSDGFSKLTPSILIFVFYAISFFFFTLALKGLDVSIAYAIWAGLGTAFITVIGIFWFREPSSAFRLISLAFVVMGVIGLHLSDRVA; from the coding sequence ATGAATTATTATTATCTTCTGTTACTTGCAATACTGTTTGAAGTTTGCGGAACAACCTGCATGAAATTATCTGATGGCTTTTCAAAACTGACCCCATCGATTTTGATTTTCGTATTTTATGCTATCAGTTTCTTTTTCTTTACTCTTGCCCTTAAAGGGCTGGATGTGAGCATTGCATACGCAATATGGGCAGGGTTAGGGACCGCTTTTATAACAGTTATAGGAATATTCTGGTTCAGAGAACCTTCCTCGGCCTTCAGGCTAATTTCTCTTGCCTTTGTAGTTATGGGAGTGATCGGGCTTCATCTGAGCGATAGAGTAGCATAA
- a CDS encoding CxxC-x17-CxxC domain-containing protein, whose protein sequence is MGFNDRNSFRGRDSNRGGRDGNRGGFRGGSSGPREMHKVICSDCGVETEVPFKPTEGRPVYCRECLPNHRKF, encoded by the coding sequence ATGGGTTTTAATGACAGAAACTCCTTCAGGGGCAGAGACAGCAATCGGGGTGGTAGAGATGGCAACCGCGGTGGTTTCAGAGGCGGCAGCAGCGGCCCCAGAGAAATGCACAAGGTTATCTGTTCTGACTGCGGTGTTGAGACTGAAGTTCCTTTCAAGCCAACAGAAGGACGGCCGGTTTACTGCAGGGAATGCCTTCCTAACCACAGGAAATTCTAA
- a CDS encoding acetolactate synthase large subunit produces MKASDLFVAQLKEEGVEYVFGLPGEENLDLLESLRNSDIKLIITRHEQAAAFMAAAYGRLTGKAGVCFSTLGPGATNLVTGVAQAQLTGAPLISISGQKALIDNWQARFQLVDVVRMMEPLCKKAVTISDPGMIPTVLRNAFKHAEAERPGAVHIELPEDVAGEDTDAVVQKRSETSIPSPDPKAIETAAGMIREAKNPLIIVSSGANRKAVTEELEDFANRTGIYVVHTQMGKGVVPDDCPYSLFATGIHARDYVNCGIDGADLIITVGYDIVEYPPYLWNGKLDKKIVNIDFVESVPDRYFNPAVEVIGDISSSVRQLAAKVPEKREFPVFENTRTFIEEKINSPVKKSYPPIPQEVVKSVREVLGREDIISLDNGIYKLWFSRLYRAYAPNTVLLDNALATMGAGFSAGLVAKLLHPERRILAVCGDGGFIMNCQELETAVRYGIPLVVLILNDNAFGFIKWKQKKMRFEDFALDYGNPDFALLAESFGATGIKVKENDDLKEVLEKAFSLNKLVVIECPIDYSVNYETFSIELGNLVCKF; encoded by the coding sequence ATGAAAGCTTCGGATCTCTTTGTTGCCCAGCTTAAAGAGGAAGGTGTGGAATACGTATTCGGACTCCCCGGAGAAGAAAACCTTGACCTTCTTGAGTCTCTGCGGAATTCGGATATCAAACTGATAATAACAAGGCATGAACAGGCTGCGGCTTTCATGGCTGCAGCTTATGGAAGGCTGACAGGGAAGGCAGGTGTCTGCTTTTCAACTCTCGGTCCAGGAGCAACAAATCTTGTTACAGGCGTTGCTCAGGCGCAGCTTACAGGTGCTCCTCTGATATCTATATCAGGACAGAAAGCCCTGATTGACAACTGGCAGGCGCGTTTCCAGCTCGTAGATGTTGTCAGGATGATGGAGCCTCTCTGCAAGAAAGCCGTAACGATTTCGGATCCCGGGATGATACCTACCGTGCTCCGAAACGCTTTCAAGCATGCAGAGGCTGAAAGGCCCGGAGCGGTACACATTGAACTTCCGGAGGACGTAGCTGGAGAAGATACGGACGCAGTTGTGCAGAAGAGGAGTGAGACCAGTATTCCCTCTCCTGACCCCAAAGCCATCGAAACAGCAGCGGGCATGATTCGCGAGGCTAAAAACCCCCTTATCATAGTCTCTTCAGGAGCTAACCGGAAGGCTGTAACCGAAGAACTGGAAGATTTTGCAAACAGGACAGGCATTTATGTTGTGCACACACAGATGGGAAAAGGGGTTGTCCCTGACGACTGCCCTTACAGCCTTTTTGCAACAGGAATCCATGCAAGGGACTATGTAAACTGTGGAATTGACGGGGCAGACCTGATAATAACAGTAGGCTATGATATTGTGGAATATCCACCCTACCTCTGGAATGGAAAGCTGGACAAGAAAATAGTAAATATTGATTTTGTGGAATCTGTTCCTGACAGGTACTTTAACCCTGCAGTTGAGGTGATAGGAGATATTTCTTCTTCTGTCCGGCAGCTTGCCGCAAAAGTTCCCGAAAAGAGGGAGTTTCCCGTATTTGAAAACACAAGAACCTTTATCGAAGAAAAAATAAATTCACCCGTAAAGAAAAGCTATCCTCCCATCCCCCAGGAAGTTGTAAAGAGTGTGAGAGAGGTTCTGGGGCGTGAAGACATCATCTCTCTTGACAACGGCATATATAAACTGTGGTTTTCCAGGCTTTACAGGGCTTATGCTCCCAATACGGTGCTGCTGGATAATGCCCTTGCAACAATGGGCGCAGGCTTTTCTGCAGGGCTTGTTGCAAAACTTCTCCACCCGGAGCGCCGGATACTTGCTGTCTGCGGAGACGGTGGTTTTATAATGAACTGCCAGGAGCTTGAGACTGCAGTTCGCTACGGAATCCCACTGGTCGTCCTTATCCTGAACGACAATGCCTTTGGTTTTATTAAATGGAAACAGAAAAAGATGCGCTTTGAAGATTTTGCTCTGGACTACGGAAACCCTGATTTTGCCCTCCTTGCCGAAAGTTTCGGGGCAACGGGCATAAAAGTAAAAGAAAACGATGATCTTAAAGAGGTTCTTGAAAAAGCTTTTTCCCTTAACAAGCTGGTAGTTATCGAATGTCCCATTGATTATTCCGTAAACTATGAGACTTTTTCAATAGAACTCGGAAACCTTGTGTGTAAATTTTGA
- the eif1A gene encoding translation initiation factor eIF-1A, which translates to MANYRSAVRKRQSGANRPVNPGDNPEVTRVRTPRKDRNEVLATVASLLGSKRVTLQCMDGVVRMGRIPGSKNKKMWIREGDIVIANPWEIQDSKADVIWKYTRPQIEWLERKGYLN; encoded by the coding sequence CTGGCTAATTATAGAAGTGCTGTCAGAAAAAGACAATCCGGAGCAAACAGGCCCGTAAACCCCGGAGATAATCCTGAGGTAACAAGGGTACGCACTCCACGTAAAGACCGAAACGAAGTTCTGGCAACGGTAGCAAGTTTACTTGGCTCAAAAAGAGTCACTCTGCAGTGCATGGATGGGGTTGTCCGCATGGGGAGGATTCCGGGCTCCAAAAACAAAAAAATGTGGATCCGTGAAGGCGATATTGTAATAGCAAACCCCTGGGAAATTCAGGATTCAAAAGCTGATGTCATCTGGAAATATACAAGGCCCCAGATAGAATGGCTTGAACGCAAAGGGTACCTTAATTAA
- a CDS encoding CxxC-x17-CxxC domain-containing protein yields MAFNDRNSFRGRDNNRGGFGGAPREMHNATCSDCGAETQVPFKPDPDRPVYCRDCLPNHRKPRENRY; encoded by the coding sequence ATGGCTTTTAATGACAGAAATTCCTTCCGGGGAAGAGACAACAACCGGGGAGGTTTTGGCGGAGCCCCAAGAGAAATGCACAACGCAACATGTTCTGACTGTGGTGCTGAGACTCAGGTTCCTTTCAAACCAGATCCCGACAGACCGGTCTACTGCAGGGACTGCCTTCCTAACCACAGGAAGCCCAGAGAGAACCGCTATTAA
- a CDS encoding class I SAM-dependent methyltransferase, with the protein MPESYWEKVSGKNIPSSLDLYPIIHNYLQEDDEILDIGCGSGKISLELASLGYSVTGIDINSEAIRLAETAARSPGLNQKTGGKAEFKVENASSLSFHDSSFDFAVMQAFLTSVPDPKERSRIIKEVFRVLKPGAYLYLVEFGQNWHLKLYRKRYLHDFPITKEEGSFLARDPETGETEFIAHHFTEKELVFLLTDCRFEIDYFRVKELETRTGNKILGFVIIAQKL; encoded by the coding sequence ATGCCTGAATCATACTGGGAAAAGGTATCCGGGAAGAACATACCTTCAAGCCTTGATCTTTACCCTATAATTCACAACTACCTGCAGGAAGATGATGAAATTCTTGATATCGGATGTGGGTCTGGAAAAATCAGTCTTGAGCTTGCTTCCCTGGGGTATTCGGTAACAGGAATTGATATAAATTCTGAAGCGATCAGGCTTGCAGAAACTGCTGCAAGAAGCCCTGGTCTGAATCAAAAGACTGGAGGGAAGGCTGAGTTTAAGGTTGAAAATGCTTCTTCTCTTTCTTTTCATGACTCAAGTTTTGATTTTGCAGTCATGCAGGCATTTTTGACCTCTGTGCCGGACCCTAAGGAAAGATCCAGGATAATTAAAGAAGTTTTTCGAGTCCTGAAACCCGGAGCTTATCTGTACCTTGTGGAATTCGGCCAGAACTGGCACCTGAAGCTCTACAGGAAACGATACCTCCACGACTTCCCAATTACAAAAGAAGAAGGGTCTTTCCTTGCCCGTGACCCTGAAACAGGGGAGACTGAGTTTATTGCACACCATTTTACTGAAAAAGAGCTTGTGTTCCTGCTCACAGATTGCAGATTTGAAATTGATTATTTCAGGGTCAAAGAACTGGAGACGAGGACAGGGAACAAAATTCTGGGGTTTGTAATTATTGCTCAGAAACTTTAA
- a CDS encoding YwbE family protein: MNNGSMRSNIKEGLNVGIVLKQDQKTGKITRGVVKRILTNSSTHPHGIKVQLSDGQVGRVKEIY; the protein is encoded by the coding sequence ATGAATAACGGAAGCATGAGATCAAACATTAAAGAAGGATTAAACGTGGGAATCGTTTTAAAACAGGACCAGAAGACTGGGAAAATAACTCGTGGAGTTGTGAAGAGAATTTTAACCAATTCTTCGACCCACCCTCATGGGATCAAAGTCCAGCTGTCCGATGGGCAGGTAGGCAGGGTTAAGGAAATCTATTAA
- a CDS encoding CxxC-x17-CxxC domain-containing protein: MSFNDRGNSFRGRDNNRGDRDGNRGGFRGGNSGPREMYPAVCSDCGVETQVPFKPIEGRPVYCRDCLPKHRKF, from the coding sequence GTGAGTTTTAATGACAGAGGAAATTCCTTCCGGGGGAGAGATAACAATCGGGGTGACAGAGACGGCAACCGCGGGGGTTTCAGAGGTGGCAACAGTGGTCCCAGAGAAATGTATCCTGCAGTGTGTTCTGACTGCGGTGTTGAGACCCAGGTTCCATTCAAACCTATTGAAGGAAGACCTGTTTACTGCAGGGACTGCCTTCCGAAACACCGGAAGTTCTAA